From the Nodularia sp. NIES-3585 genome, one window contains:
- a CDS encoding potassium-transporting ATPase subunit F, producing the protein MKKLSLFLFLTLSLNVFLAQTVYAATPDEISRAASYAIGLLGIATLAVSTYLFLVIFQPEKF; encoded by the coding sequence ATGAAAAAATTATCTCTCTTTCTCTTCCTCACCCTTTCCCTCAACGTATTCCTAGCACAAACCGTATACGCAGCCACCCCTGACGAAATATCACGCGCTGCATCCTACGCCATTGGACTTTTAGGAATAGCCACTTTAGCCGTCAGCACTTATTTATTCCTTGTCATTTTTCAACCGGAGAAATTCTAA
- the kdpC gene encoding K(+)-transporting ATPase subunit C, whose product MSQITKAIRSTLALWILTAFLYPLFMLICGQIAFPFHANGSLITNNQGTVVGSALIGQPFAGDRYFWSRPSVIDYSTSPEVATTGVSGASNLAPNNPELLERIQGEVTRLQQADIQPTADLVYTSGSGLDPHISPESAQAQVSRIAAVRNVDTQQIQNLISRNTEGRFLGIFGEPGVNVLKLNLALDSL is encoded by the coding sequence ATGAGCCAAATTACTAAAGCCATTCGTTCCACCTTAGCCTTGTGGATATTAACAGCCTTCCTTTATCCCTTATTCATGCTGATTTGTGGACAGATAGCCTTTCCCTTCCATGCCAATGGTAGCTTAATCACCAACAATCAAGGCACAGTAGTCGGTTCAGCCTTAATTGGTCAACCTTTTGCAGGCGATCGCTATTTTTGGAGTCGCCCTAGTGTTATTGACTACAGCACCAGCCCAGAAGTAGCTACCACAGGTGTATCCGGAGCAAGTAATCTAGCACCCAATAACCCCGAACTTCTCGAACGCATTCAAGGAGAAGTCACACGGCTACAACAAGCTGATATTCAACCCACTGCTGACTTAGTTTATACCTCTGGCTCCGGTTTAGATCCACACATCAGCCCTGAATCCGCCCAAGCACAAGTATCACGGATTGCTGCTGTCCGTAATGTGGATACCCAACAAATTCAAAACCTGATATCTCGAAACACCGAAGGTAGATTTCTGGGTATATTCGGTGAACCTGGAGTTAACGTTCTCAAGCTAAATCTAGCTTTGGATAGTTTATGA
- a CDS encoding sensor protein KdpD, whose product MIYSHTPSPDSSYIRTHRRGKHKIFIGMAPGVGKTYKMLEEAHQLKQDGIDVVIGMLETHGRKETAMKATGLETIKRKAFIHQNITLEEMDTDAIIQRFPQLVLVDELAHTNVPGSPREKRYQDVEVILAAGIDVYSTVNIQHLESLNDLVARITGVVVRERIPDHILDEADAVVVIDVTPETLEERLKEGKIYAPDKIEQSLKNFFQHRNLIALRELALREVADTVEETANTSNLVGQNCNIHERVLVCVSTYPDSVQLLRRGARIANYMNARLYAVFVANPERFLTKEESLHIDTCERLCREFGGEFLYVKSQSVAKEIAQVAAVNHITQIIIGESQQPQWKRFLNKSFTQKIIDLIRDKNIDLHIISTEK is encoded by the coding sequence ATGATTTATTCTCATACCCCTTCCCCCGACAGTTCCTATATTCGTACTCACCGACGTGGGAAGCATAAAATTTTTATTGGTATGGCTCCAGGTGTCGGCAAAACTTATAAAATGCTGGAAGAGGCACATCAACTCAAACAAGATGGCATTGATGTAGTTATCGGGATGTTAGAAACTCATGGACGCAAAGAAACGGCCATGAAAGCTACCGGATTAGAGACGATTAAACGCAAAGCCTTTATCCACCAGAATATCACCCTAGAGGAAATGGACACAGATGCCATTATCCAACGTTTCCCCCAACTGGTTTTAGTAGATGAACTCGCACATACTAACGTTCCTGGTTCCCCAAGAGAAAAACGCTATCAGGACGTAGAGGTAATTTTAGCAGCCGGAATTGATGTCTATTCCACTGTGAATATTCAACATTTGGAAAGTTTAAACGACCTAGTAGCCAGAATTACGGGTGTCGTGGTGCGAGAGCGGATTCCGGATCATATACTTGACGAAGCTGATGCTGTTGTTGTGATTGACGTTACCCCAGAAACTTTAGAAGAACGCCTAAAAGAAGGAAAAATTTACGCCCCTGATAAAATCGAACAATCCCTAAAAAACTTTTTTCAGCATCGTAATCTCATCGCTTTAAGAGAACTAGCATTAAGAGAAGTTGCAGATACAGTTGAGGAAACAGCAAACACTTCTAACTTAGTCGGACAAAATTGTAATATTCACGAAAGAGTTTTAGTGTGTGTATCTACTTATCCTGATTCAGTGCAGTTGTTACGGCGAGGCGCACGCATTGCTAATTATATGAATGCGCGATTGTATGCTGTATTTGTGGCAAACCCTGAACGATTCCTCACTAAAGAAGAAAGTTTACATATCGATACCTGTGAGAGATTATGCCGAGAGTTTGGCGGTGAGTTTTTATATGTGAAAAGCCAAAGTGTTGCTAAAGAAATTGCCCAAGTGGCAGCAGTTAATCACATTACACAAATTATTATTGGTGAAAGCCAGCAGCCACAATGGAAAAGATTTTTAAACAAGTCTTTTACTCAAAAGATTATAGATTTAATTAGAGATAAAAATATAGATTTACATATTATATCTACGGAAAAATGA
- a CDS encoding VOC family protein: MQIIQPLHTALLVTDLEKSENFYGQVLGLSKIERSLKYAGAWYEVGNYQVHLIVATTVPTDNPHQKWGRNPHIAFSVADLDVAKQELLKQNYPIQVSASGRAALFTQDPDGNIIELSQE; encoded by the coding sequence ATGCAGATTATCCAGCCTCTCCATACAGCGCTTCTCGTGACTGACTTAGAAAAATCCGAGAATTTTTATGGACAGGTATTGGGATTGTCCAAAATAGAGCGCTCCTTGAAGTACGCTGGTGCATGGTATGAAGTGGGTAATTATCAAGTTCACTTGATAGTTGCAACTACTGTTCCTACAGATAACCCGCATCAAAAATGGGGACGTAATCCTCACATCGCTTTTTCTGTGGCTGATTTGGATGTTGCTAAACAAGAGTTACTCAAACAAAATTATCCCATTCAAGTTAGTGCTTCCGGTCGCGCCGCCCTCTTCACTCAAGACCCGGATGGCAATATTATCGAACTAAGTCAGGAGTGA
- a CDS encoding recombinase family protein: protein MKILAYSYSHPLLETSADVNDWGWEVDRFYQDLGKRTQLKKLIIDCKTEPADYLLIHRLEELGNTLEEVSDRLREIEAMGIIIIATEQPYTSENSHLGADLWTLLPQIQRQHHSRSIRQAHACNRLKASPPPGKAPYGYRRSKEKYTIDRSTSPVVKEFFEHFLLYGSLRGAVRHLAKKYGKKISVTTGRRWLTNPVYRGDTAYQHNQIISDTHIPIISREEAAQIDRILRRNSRLPSRTASAPRSLAGLVVCSQCQSHTTVTRVTQRYQDKEYLYLRPISCTQHPKCRAIPYQDVLENTIKIVCRDLPLAVAGMDFPQLDTIKNSLGQAIARQQEILQQLPALVETGILDDETAKLRAYKLRTEISQLQAKLATLPPVNLRSVAQAVSIPQFWFDLSEAERRFYFREFIKQIEIIRQQKEWELRVIFIF from the coding sequence ATGAAAATTCTTGCTTATTCTTACAGTCATCCCTTACTAGAAACTTCTGCTGATGTCAATGATTGGGGATGGGAGGTGGATAGATTTTATCAAGATTTGGGTAAAAGAACGCAGTTAAAAAAATTAATTATAGACTGTAAAACGGAACCAGCAGATTATCTGCTTATCCATCGTTTAGAAGAATTGGGAAACACTTTGGAGGAAGTGAGCGATCGCTTGCGTGAAATCGAAGCAATGGGGATAATCATCATAGCTACCGAACAACCCTACACTTCGGAAAACTCTCATCTAGGCGCTGATTTGTGGACATTACTCCCCCAAATCCAACGTCAGCACCATAGCCGCAGCATCCGCCAAGCCCACGCCTGTAATCGTCTTAAAGCCTCACCACCTCCAGGTAAAGCTCCCTATGGCTATCGTCGGAGTAAAGAAAAATATACGATTGATCGCAGTACCTCACCAGTAGTCAAAGAATTTTTTGAACACTTCTTACTTTATGGTTCCCTACGGGGCGCAGTGCGTCACTTAGCGAAAAAATATGGTAAGAAAATTTCTGTGACTACCGGACGACGCTGGCTAACTAATCCTGTTTATCGAGGTGATACAGCTTATCAGCATAATCAAATTATTTCTGATACCCATATTCCCATTATATCTAGAGAAGAAGCGGCTCAAATTGACCGAATTTTACGCCGTAACAGTCGTTTACCATCTCGAACGGCTAGCGCCCCCCGTTCTTTAGCTGGGTTAGTTGTTTGTAGTCAGTGTCAGTCACACACAACAGTTACCCGCGTCACCCAGCGCTACCAAGATAAAGAGTATCTTTATTTACGTCCTATTAGCTGTACTCAACATCCCAAATGTCGGGCTATTCCCTACCAAGATGTATTAGAAAATACGATTAAAATTGTTTGTCGTGATTTACCTCTGGCTGTAGCCGGAATGGATTTTCCCCAGTTGGATACAATTAAGAACAGTTTAGGGCAAGCGATCGCACGTCAGCAAGAAATACTCCAGCAGCTACCCGCCTTAGTCGAAACCGGGATTTTGGATGATGAAACCGCGAAACTAAGAGCTTACAAACTCCGCACCGAAATTTCCCAACTCCAAGCCAAACTAGCCACACTTCCCCCAGTCAACTTGCGTTCTGTAGCTCAAGCTGTTTCCATTCCCCAATTTTGGTTCGACTTATCAGAAGCCGAACGCAGGTTTTACTTTCGAGAATTTATCAAACAAATTGAAATTATTCGTCAGCAAAAAGAGTGGGAATTACGCGTAATTTTCATTTTTTAG
- a CDS encoding chloride channel protein has translation MTLLPPSELRKVTEQPIFPTPSTRLTQLINGFQLSPETVVLFLALLIGGGTGMGVVTFHYLIELIHHLMREKFMGAISVWGAGTFACVPILGGLIVGLMRWYAQDFGPGLSSMIAASQGTELKQQLRPVTKMLAASVSLGSGASLGTEGPSVEIGANFGMLLSVILKVSQERQRLLLGAGAAAGLAAGFNAPIAGVFFALEVVMGATSFATSAVSVVLLAAVVAALIAQIGLGAQPAFDLPVYQVRSLLELPLYLGLGLGASLVSLTYAGTIRLAKAGFAGLIPGFGLLGRIPKPIHPLIGGLILGTVTLQFPQILGIGYETIEAMLQDVEFSLQLLVVLLVLKLLMTAISTSSGFVGGLFAPAMFLGASFGSAYAKTVTVLFPAVGELMAAPPAYAMVGMAAVLAASVRAPLTAILMLFELTRDYRIVLPLMAAVGLSVWITEQFKPNFNSNSNLQQIGLSELKDEQAEIVQQILVEDAMIRSPKKLPATLGVLEAALEMIRDRCRSALVIDQAEQLVGIISLEDINRVLRLPQNHSHSASEITNNLAHQTLIDICTTEIIYAWQDELLSEALDRMSLRGLHQLPVVTRDNQQYILGLLERDQVTLICSLAVTDKALQQYLANSQWPVEKLTTDN, from the coding sequence ATGACTCTCTTGCCTCCCAGCGAACTGAGGAAGGTAACGGAACAACCTATATTTCCTACACCTTCTACTCGTTTAACACAATTGATTAACGGTTTTCAACTATCTCCAGAAACTGTTGTACTATTTTTAGCCCTGCTCATTGGCGGTGGTACGGGTATGGGCGTAGTCACATTTCACTATTTGATTGAGCTAATTCATCACCTAATGCGAGAAAAATTCATGGGTGCAATTAGTGTTTGGGGGGCTGGGACTTTCGCCTGTGTTCCTATCCTCGGTGGGTTAATTGTGGGATTGATGCGTTGGTATGCTCAAGACTTTGGCCCCGGACTTTCATCAATGATTGCGGCCTCCCAGGGAACAGAACTCAAGCAACAATTACGACCAGTCACGAAAATGTTAGCTGCATCTGTTTCTTTGGGAAGTGGTGCTTCTTTGGGAACTGAAGGGCCAAGTGTAGAGATTGGGGCTAATTTTGGGATGTTGTTGTCTGTGATTCTCAAAGTCTCTCAAGAGCGACAACGGTTACTTTTAGGTGCTGGTGCGGCGGCTGGATTAGCGGCCGGATTTAACGCTCCCATTGCGGGAGTATTTTTTGCTTTAGAAGTAGTGATGGGCGCAACATCTTTTGCCACTTCGGCTGTGAGTGTGGTGCTGCTAGCCGCAGTAGTAGCAGCATTAATTGCTCAAATTGGCTTGGGCGCACAACCTGCTTTTGATTTACCTGTTTACCAAGTCCGTAGTCTTTTGGAATTACCCCTTTATCTGGGGTTAGGTTTAGGAGCAAGTTTAGTTTCTCTGACTTATGCAGGAACTATTCGTTTAGCAAAAGCTGGTTTTGCTGGGTTAATTCCTGGTTTTGGCTTATTAGGACGCATCCCTAAACCGATTCATCCCTTGATTGGTGGCTTAATCCTCGGCACAGTTACTTTACAATTTCCCCAAATTTTAGGCATCGGTTATGAAACTATAGAGGCCATGCTTCAGGATGTAGAATTTTCTCTGCAACTATTGGTTGTATTGTTAGTACTTAAATTATTGATGACGGCTATCAGTACCAGTAGTGGCTTCGTTGGTGGTTTATTTGCACCAGCAATGTTTTTGGGTGCATCTTTTGGATCTGCTTACGCTAAAACCGTCACTGTCCTCTTTCCGGCAGTTGGTGAGCTGATGGCGGCTCCTCCAGCCTATGCAATGGTGGGGATGGCAGCCGTTTTAGCTGCAAGTGTCAGAGCGCCATTAACAGCTATTTTGATGTTATTTGAATTGACCCGTGACTACCGCATTGTTTTACCTTTAATGGCAGCAGTCGGTTTAAGTGTGTGGATCACAGAACAGTTTAAGCCAAATTTTAACTCTAATTCTAACCTGCAACAAATTGGTCTTTCTGAGTTGAAAGACGAACAGGCGGAAATTGTGCAACAAATTTTGGTAGAAGATGCTATGATTAGGTCCCCAAAAAAGTTACCTGCAACTTTGGGAGTGTTAGAAGCAGCTCTAGAAATGATTCGCGATCGCTGTCGTAGTGCTTTAGTAATTGATCAAGCAGAGCAATTAGTGGGTATCATCTCTCTAGAAGACATTAATCGTGTTCTGCGTCTTCCGCAAAATCACTCCCATTCTGCCAGTGAAATTACGAATAATTTAGCTCATCAAACTCTGATTGATATTTGTACCACTGAAATTATCTATGCTTGGCAAGATGAACTCTTGTCTGAAGCTTTAGATCGGATGTCTCTTCGAGGTTTGCACCAGTTACCTGTGGTCACACGAGATAATCAGCAGTACATTTTAGGCTTACTAGAACGGGACCAAGTTACATTAATATGCAGCTTGGCAGTCACGGACAAAGCACTTCAGCAATATTTAGCCAATAGTCAGTGGCCAGTGGAAAAATTAACAACTGACAACTGA
- a CDS encoding AbrB family transcriptional regulator — MPKLKKIEPLLGEELLKKVKELESLSKEDKAKQCGYYTITKNGIERVNMMKFLNALIDAEGIQLDSSPSANGRGGRSASYRISVQSNGNLLIGSAYTKQMNLEPGDEFLITLGKKHIRLRQVDADEKEGIEAIEATA, encoded by the coding sequence ATGCCTAAACTGAAAAAAATAGAACCCCTACTGGGTGAAGAACTGCTCAAAAAAGTTAAAGAGCTAGAGAGCCTTAGCAAAGAAGATAAAGCCAAGCAGTGCGGCTACTATACCATTACCAAAAATGGTATAGAGCGTGTGAATATGATGAAATTTTTGAATGCCCTGATTGATGCTGAAGGCATTCAGTTAGACAGTTCACCCAGTGCCAATGGACGGGGTGGGCGCAGTGCTAGCTATAGAATTAGCGTGCAATCAAACGGTAATTTACTGATCGGTTCAGCTTATACAAAACAGATGAATCTTGAACCAGGAGATGAGTTTCTCATCACCTTGGGTAAAAAACATATTCGTCTGAGACAGGTAGACGCAGATGAGAAGGAAGGCATAGAAGCCATAGAGGCTACAGCTTAA
- a CDS encoding Rrf2 family transcriptional regulator — translation MKLTTRGHYSVKALLDLSLQPGYGPASVRAIALRQDIPAPYLEKLLIEMRRAGLVKSIRGSIGGYQLALKPVQISIGQILEAVGETITRLPHHTPTPAQTEDWVTFTLWQRLNQKLKEALYSITLADLYYDARSWQASLGEEASFVV, via the coding sequence ATGAAACTAACTACCAGAGGACATTACAGTGTCAAGGCATTGCTAGATTTAAGTTTACAGCCAGGTTATGGGCCAGCATCAGTCAGAGCGATCGCACTTCGCCAAGATATCCCCGCACCTTACCTGGAAAAGTTGCTAATAGAAATGCGTCGGGCTGGATTAGTCAAATCAATTCGGGGTAGCATTGGCGGTTACCAACTAGCATTAAAGCCTGTACAAATTTCTATAGGTCAAATTTTAGAGGCCGTCGGCGAAACTATTACTCGTTTACCACATCACACCCCAACCCCGGCGCAAACTGAAGATTGGGTCACATTCACTCTCTGGCAAAGACTCAACCAAAAGCTCAAAGAGGCTTTGTACAGTATTACTCTGGCTGACCTCTATTACGATGCTCGGAGTTGGCAAGCTTCTCTGGGAGAAGAAGCCAGTTTTGTTGTTTAG
- the cbiB gene encoding adenosylcobinamide-phosphate synthase CbiB, with product MTSSVILIIAALLDYFIGDPWGWPHPVQVMGWVISHLTKFFIQVCHHSLTQRIAGIILGITLIFGSGCVGWLIIQTTKGLHPLWGIVLESIILASCFAFKSLRTAAYHVLEPLTAGDIESARNILSNYVGRDTQKLSEPEILRAVLETVTENATDGVMAPLFYAIVGACVPGVGLIPLALAYKASSTLDSMVGYRQAPYTYLGWFSARLEDYLTWLPCRLTVITLALLSRKPLYVWRMCCRDAIKDPSPNSGWSECAYAAILGVQMGGTNWYGGVPKPKPLLGDAIHPITPSSIQTALLLTRYSFLLWLGIAIALLFILINR from the coding sequence ATGACATCATCTGTGATTTTGATCATTGCAGCACTATTAGATTACTTCATTGGTGATCCTTGGGGTTGGCCTCATCCCGTGCAAGTGATGGGGTGGGTAATTTCTCACCTGACGAAATTTTTTATCCAAGTCTGTCACCATTCTCTAACACAACGGATAGCGGGAATTATCTTAGGCATAACCTTAATATTTGGTAGCGGCTGTGTAGGTTGGTTAATAATTCAAACTACTAAAGGGCTGCATCCATTGTGGGGAATCGTCTTAGAAAGCATTATTCTGGCTAGTTGTTTCGCTTTTAAAAGTCTGCGAACAGCTGCATATCACGTTTTAGAACCATTAACAGCCGGAGATATAGAATCAGCTCGTAATATTTTAAGTAATTATGTAGGTCGAGATACACAAAAGCTCTCAGAACCAGAAATTTTGCGCGCAGTTTTAGAAACTGTCACCGAAAATGCTACTGATGGAGTTATGGCTCCACTTTTTTATGCAATTGTGGGTGCTTGTGTACCGGGTGTGGGTTTAATTCCTTTGGCTTTAGCATACAAAGCTAGTAGTACCCTGGATTCAATGGTGGGTTATCGGCAAGCGCCCTATACTTATTTAGGGTGGTTTAGTGCTAGGTTAGAAGACTATTTAACTTGGTTGCCTTGTCGCTTAACGGTGATTACCTTGGCACTGTTATCACGTAAACCCCTCTATGTTTGGCGAATGTGTTGCCGAGATGCAATCAAAGATCCCAGTCCTAACTCAGGCTGGAGTGAATGTGCTTATGCGGCTATTTTGGGTGTGCAAATGGGAGGCACAAATTGGTATGGCGGAGTACCCAAACCAAAACCACTACTAGGAGATGCAATTCATCCGATCACCCCAAGTTCGATTCAAACTGCCTTATTATTAACTCGATATTCTTTTTTATTGTGGTTAGGGATAGCGATCGCTTTATTATTCATACTTATAAACAGGTAA
- the pyrR gene encoding bifunctional pyr operon transcriptional regulator/uracil phosphoribosyltransferase PyrR: protein MSAKVVEILSSEDLRRTLTRLASQIVEKSRDLSQLVLVGIYTRGVLLAELLARQIETLEGVNVAVGALDITFYRDDLDKIGLRTPAKTNIPFDLTGKTVVLVDDVIFKGRTIRAALNAVTEYGRPEVIRLAVLVDRGHREVPIHPDFIGKQLPTAKEEIVKVYLQDWDDRDAVELMAANN, encoded by the coding sequence ATGTCTGCCAAAGTAGTTGAAATTCTTTCCTCAGAAGACCTCCGTCGTACCTTAACTCGCCTAGCCTCTCAGATTGTGGAAAAGTCCCGTGATTTATCCCAATTGGTACTCGTCGGTATTTATACTAGAGGGGTGCTATTAGCAGAATTATTGGCACGTCAGATTGAGACACTCGAAGGTGTCAACGTGGCAGTGGGAGCATTAGATATTACATTCTATCGAGATGACCTTGACAAAATTGGCTTAAGGACTCCAGCCAAAACCAACATCCCTTTTGACCTCACAGGAAAAACAGTTGTCCTGGTTGATGACGTAATTTTCAAAGGTCGGACGATTCGCGCTGCTTTGAATGCGGTGACTGAGTATGGTAGACCAGAAGTAATTCGTTTAGCTGTTTTAGTAGACAGGGGTCATAGAGAAGTCCCAATTCACCCAGATTTTATTGGGAAGCAACTACCTACCGCTAAAGAAGAAATCGTAAAAGTGTACTTACAAGATTGGGATGACAGAGATGCAGTTGAGTTGATGGCGGCTAATAACTAG
- a CDS encoding ATP-binding protein — MNSSVCNHETARIAALYQYEILDSAPEQVFDDLAFLAAQICDTPIAIINLLDANRQWFKAKIGLDIEQIPMNIGFCRRCVQQRETLIICDTLADAEYATDALVTSEPYARFYAGVPLIVAGGEAIGTISIVDRIPRQITTKQVEALQAISRLIVTQLEVRRNSIEDISAVQGAKLQICEQMAFLDIATDAMIVQDLSHNILLWNKSAEKIYGWSAAEAIGQNAMELLDNQLLAKDLEIYRDVLDNGCWQGELQKNTKSGAKVIVESRWSLLRNEDFSAKSIMIVDTDITQQQELEKQLLRAQRLERIGTLSSGIAHDLNNVLSPILMSIHLLQPKCRDRDTQKILSIIENNTKHGINLVKQVLSFVQGIENDLPKEPKGLVHRVIQVKYLLLEIQQIVQQTFPQSIHLCTEIQADLWPICGNGTQLHQILMNLCLNARDAMPKGGNLSISAANIFIDQNYVKMYLDAQIGDYIVLTVTDTGLGINQKILDKIFEPFFTTKEIGQGTGLGLSIVLGIIKEHHGFIKVSSSVGQGTKFQVYLPAVNHK, encoded by the coding sequence ATGAACTCTTCAGTGTGTAATCATGAAACAGCAAGGATTGCGGCTCTCTATCAATATGAGATTCTCGACTCTGCACCAGAACAAGTATTCGATGATTTGGCGTTTTTAGCAGCGCAAATTTGTGATACGCCCATAGCTATAATTAATTTGCTTGATGCCAATCGTCAATGGTTCAAAGCAAAAATTGGGTTGGATATCGAGCAAATACCAATGAACATTGGTTTCTGTAGACGTTGTGTCCAACAACGGGAAACTTTGATTATTTGTGACACCTTAGCAGATGCAGAGTATGCCACAGACGCACTAGTTACTTCGGAACCTTATGCGAGATTTTATGCGGGCGTACCTTTGATAGTAGCAGGAGGTGAGGCTATTGGAACTATATCTATAGTAGATCGCATCCCCCGCCAAATTACTACAAAACAAGTGGAAGCACTACAAGCAATTAGTCGCCTCATCGTTACACAGCTAGAAGTCCGGCGTAACTCAATTGAAGACATCTCCGCAGTTCAAGGAGCGAAACTACAAATCTGCGAACAAATGGCATTCCTAGACATCGCTACAGATGCCATGATTGTGCAAGATTTATCTCACAATATTTTACTGTGGAACAAAAGTGCGGAAAAAATTTATGGTTGGTCAGCAGCAGAAGCCATTGGTCAGAATGCTATGGAACTTTTGGATAACCAACTTTTAGCAAAAGACTTAGAAATTTACCGAGATGTATTAGATAATGGCTGTTGGCAGGGAGAGTTGCAAAAAAATACTAAATCTGGGGCAAAAGTTATAGTGGAAAGTCGCTGGAGTTTGCTCCGCAATGAAGATTTTTCAGCTAAATCTATTATGATAGTTGACACAGATATTACCCAGCAACAAGAACTAGAAAAGCAATTGTTACGCGCTCAACGTTTGGAAAGAATTGGGACTCTTAGTAGTGGTATTGCTCACGATTTAAATAATGTATTGTCACCAATTTTAATGTCAATCCATTTATTACAACCTAAATGCCGCGATCGCGACACTCAGAAGATATTATCGATCATAGAAAATAACACAAAACATGGAATTAATTTAGTTAAACAAGTTTTATCTTTTGTACAAGGTATCGAAAATGATCTCCCCAAAGAACCTAAGGGACTTGTTCACAGGGTAATTCAGGTAAAATACTTGCTTTTAGAAATACAGCAAATTGTCCAACAAACATTTCCTCAATCAATTCACCTCTGTACAGAAATTCAAGCAGACTTATGGCCAATTTGTGGTAACGGCACACAATTACATCAGATATTGATGAATTTATGCCTCAATGCTCGTGATGCTATGCCTAAAGGCGGTAATTTGTCAATATCTGCGGCAAATATTTTTATTGATCAAAACTATGTCAAGATGTATCTTGATGCTCAAATTGGTGATTATATTGTCCTAACAGTTACTGATACTGGTTTAGGCATCAATCAGAAAATATTAGACAAAATATTTGAACCATTTTTCACAACCAAGGAAATTGGTCAAGGTACTGGACTGGGATTATCAATAGTTCTAGGCATTATCAAAGAACATCATGGATTTATTAAAGTATCGAGTTCTGTGGGACAAGGAACAAAATTTCAGGTATATTTACCAGCCGTTAATCATAAATAA